ATTAATTATAAGTTTATCGCCGCGGGAGCGGAATATTTATTGTCGTGATCGTTCCACTAAGCGGTTTCGAATAAATATCGATCTTCCCGTTGATCAGCTGAACCCTGCTGCGAAGGTTCTTTATGCCAAACCCATGCTTCACCGTTTCAATATTGAACCCTTTACCATTATCGCGAAAGCTCATTACAAGTGTATTGCCGTTTTTTGCAAGATCAACATGTATAGTTGAAGCCTCCGAGTGTTTTACCGCATTCCCAAAAAGCTCCTGTGCTATACGATAAAGTGTCAGCTCTATTTCCGATCCGAAGCGCTCGTCACCAAGCTTTCTCGTAAATGCCACCTGTATGGGGGTATTGTCGTTCATTTTCACGCACAAGGCCTGCAGCGCATCGATCAATCCAAAATCCGTCAGTACAGGGGGCAACACGTTATGGATAATGTTCCGTATCTCCTGTATGCATTCATCGGTAAGTTTGCGTGTATCCGCCAGCATGGCGTTTTGACCCTCGTTCAGCTTATCCAGCTTATGCAGTTTCAGTTTTATGGCCGAAAGCACCTGCCCTACACTATCGTGCAAATCCTCGGCCAGCCTTTTTCGTTCAGTTTCCTGCGCCTCGATAACAGCTTTAAGCAATTCCTGCTGACGTTCGTCCTCCAGCCGCCTCAGGGCAACCTGGTTTTTGATCATTTTCCGCTGGTAAACGATCACGAAAAAAAACAAACCGGTAATCAGTACCACGACTACCAGTGTGCCAATAATTAATACTGGTATTATGCTATTTTCTGGGGCTGGCAAAGTAATCCGGTTGTATATAACAAGTTAGCTATTATATTGGTGATATTATTGATCATATAGTAAGGCGGCCGCTCATCGGCAGGTATCCTTGCTATAAGCATAAACAG
Above is a window of Mucilaginibacter ginsenosidivorans DNA encoding:
- a CDS encoding sensor histidine kinase; the protein is MVLITGLFFFVIVYQRKMIKNQVALRRLEDERQQELLKAVIEAQETERKRLAEDLHDSVGQVLSAIKLKLHKLDKLNEGQNAMLADTRKLTDECIQEIRNIIHNVLPPVLTDFGLIDALQALCVKMNDNTPIQVAFTRKLGDERFGSEIELTLYRIAQELFGNAVKHSEASTIHVDLAKNGNTLVMSFRDNGKGFNIETVKHGFGIKNLRSRVQLINGKIDIYSKPLSGTITTINIPLPRR